Proteins found in one Triticum urartu cultivar G1812 chromosome 4, Tu2.1, whole genome shotgun sequence genomic segment:
- the LOC125554575 gene encoding proline-rich receptor-like protein kinase PERK2, with protein sequence MSTMFVVYFLCQLFLFIVVALFVEVNLNRYVREKRKKKPSARTTVPPDPISTWSPPPPPLTSRPASPCAAGRRRPPPRAAAVAYLAGAPTPTSGAPTPATFPCRLPAAFRRQRRSTPRPLVDPPGLLHAASTSTMVSPTTPASPLATPSPTNMPPSKWTPFSGKIPSQSRTASTAQPHPRTLPPHPSWRHLPPSHVEQATSPSVMKETITWI encoded by the exons ATGTCCACTAtgtttgtggtctattttttgTGTCAGTTGTTTTTATTCATTGTTGTTGCGTTATTTGTGGAAG TCAACCTGAACCGGTACGTACgtgagaaaagaaaaaaaaaaccaTCCGCACGCACGACCGTGCCTCCCGATCCCATCTCAACCTggagcccgccgccgcctcctctcacGTCCCGCCCCGCCTCACCGtgcgccgccggccgccgccggccgccgccgcgcgccgccgccgtcgcctacCTCGCCGGTGCGCCTACCCCTACCTCAGGTGCCCCCACACCCGCGACCTTCCCCTGTCGGTTACCCGCGGCCTTCCGCCGCCAGCGACGCTCGACGCCGCGGCCGTTGGTGGATCCGCCGGGTCTCCTCCATGCTGCTTCCACCTCGACAATGGTTTCTCCAACCACGCCGGCTTCGCCACTAGCCACTCCTTCCCCCACCAACATGCCGCCCTCCAAGTGGACCCCCTTCTCCGGTAAGATCCCCTCCCAGAGCAGGACGGCGAGTACGGCCCAGCCCCACCCGCGCACGCTGCCGCCCCATCCGTCGTGGCGCCACCTTCCCCCTTCTCATGTAGAGCAGGCGACAAGTCCATCCGTCATG AAAGAGACCATTACATGGATATGA
- the LOC125553488 gene encoding L-type lectin-domain containing receptor kinase IX.1-like, whose translation MAQLPCSLKCATTQRVFFLSLFLYHADSLSFRYDSINTTNKVDFGALGDDCNISDHRADLTSISVNNYTNNIGRLVYPEPVQLWDAATGETASFTTIFSFGMDAVPGQPVGHGMAFFLTSQVDVPSSLPAESYGGYLGLFSPGATGGDHVVAVEFDTFRDEWDPSDRHIGVDLNNISSFGSYTTLPNDSFVGRVMSARIDYNSGTGQLEVMLHNGSSDGATHDLSINVDLRSFLPEKVIVGFSAATNSERVALHYVLSWSFSSSLPLVANSSHKSQPRRTAVRLVAGVTVATVLALLLSMAVGVLLWRSRRQEQYAADDDDDDGDDEDPWAIDKDLESGSGPRPFQLSKLTAATRNFCEETKLGQGASGSVYRGRVDELDVAIKVFSRGGSAQGKREYTAEVTVISRLRHRNLVQLIGWCDGRKKLLLVYELVPNGSLDRNLYGATAVLPWPARYRIILGLGAAVLYLHEEWGQCVVHGDIKPSNIMLDESFGAKLGDFGLARLIDHGVGLQTMTAVAGTPGYLDPECIATGKASSESDVYSFGVVLVEVATGRRLMAPPPPGDTRIFRLVEWAWGMYGRGAVLDAADEALCGEFDAREVELVLVIGLWCAHPDARARPSIREAVEVLRSGMAARVPALPPRMPVAMYVQPYDPTEKHVAEDASKAKHGMSSHDYGRQPPAADDYQTLSTTSSIPPVGSKQSVRLLSGR comes from the coding sequence ATGGCTCAGCTCCCGTGCTCCCTGAAATGCGCTACTACTCAGCgtgtcttcttcctctctctctttctctacCATGCCGATTCCCTCAGCTTCCGGTACGACTCCATCAACACGACCAACAAGGTCGATTTCGGCGCGCTCGGGGATGACTGCAACATCAGCGATCACAGGGCCGACCTCACCAGCATAAGCGTCAATAACTACACCAACAACATCGGCCGCCTGGTGTACCCCGAGCCGGTGCAACTCTGGGACGCTGCCACCGGCGAGACGGCCAGCTTCACCACCATCTTCTCCTTCGGCATGGACGCCGTGCCGGGGCAGCCGGTTGGCCATGGCATGGCCTTCTTCCTCACCTCCCAAGTCGACGTCCCGTCTAGCCTACCCGCGGAGTCCTACGGCGGCTACCTCGGCCTCTTCAGTCCTGGCGCCACCGGGGGTGACCATGTTGTCGCCGTGGAGTTCGACACGTTCAGGGACGAGTGGGACCCCAGCGACCGTCACATCGGAGTCGATCTTAACAACATCAGCTCGTTCGGCAGCTACACCACCTTGCCGAACGACAGCTTCGTCGGCCGGGTCATGTCCGCGCGGATCGACTACAACAGCGGCACGGGCCAGCTCGAGGTCATGCTGCACAACGGCAGCAGCGACGGCGCGACCCATGATCTCAGCATCAATGTTGACCTGCGAAGCTTCCTGCCGGAGAAGGTCATCGTCGGCTTTTCAGCGGCGACGAACTCAGAGCGGGTCGCGCTGCACTACGTGCTGTCCTGGTCTTTCAGCTCTTCGCTGCCGCTGGTTGCGAATTCATCTCACAAATCACAACCGCGGCGCACTGCTGTGCGGCTCGTGGCCGGTGTCACCGTGGCAACGGTGCTGGCTCTCCTGCTAAGCATGGCCGTAGGGGTGCTGTTGTGGCGGTCGAGACGCCAGGAGCAGTATGCcgccgacgacgacgacgatgacggcGACGACGAGGACCCGTGGGCGATCGACAAGGACCTCGAGTCAGGCTCGGGACCACGGCCGTTCCAGCTGAGCAAGCTGACGGCAGCGACGAGAAACTTCTGTGAGGAGACAAAGCTCGGGCAGGGCGCGTCCGGGTCGGTGTACCGCGGTCGCGTCGATGAGCTCGACGTCGCCATCAAGGTGTTCTCCAGGGGTGGCTCGGCGCAGGGGAAGCGAGAGTACACGGCGGAGGTCACCGTCATCAGCCGGCTGCGGCACCGCAACCTAGTGCAACTCATAGGCTGGTGCGACGGCCGCAAGAAGCTCCTCCTCGTCTACGAGCTCGTGCCCAACGGAAGCCTCGACCGGAACCTCTACGGCGCAACGGCGGTGCTGCCATGGCCGGCGAGGTACAGAATCATCCTCGGGCTTGGCGCCGCCGTGCTGTACCTGCACGAGGAGTGGGGCCAGTGCGTCGTCCACGGCGACATAAAGCCGAGCAACATTATGCTCGACGAATCCTTTGGCGCCAAGCTAGGCGACTTCGGCCTCGCACGGCTCATCGACCACGGCGTGGGCCTGCAGACCATGACCGCCGTGGCCGGCACGCCCGGATACCTCGACCCGGAGTGCATCGCCACCGGGAAGGCGAGCAGCGAGTCCGACGTGTACAGCTTCGGCGTCGTGCTCGTGGAGGTGGCCACCGGCAGGCGGCTcatggcgccgccgccgccgggcgACACGAGGATCTTCCGGCTGGTGGAGTGGGCATGGGGAATGTATGGTCGAGGCGCGGTGCTGGACGCGGCCGACGAGGCGCTGTGCGGAGAGTTTGACGCTCGGGAGGTGGAGCTCGTGCTGGTGATCGGGCTGTGGTGCGCGCACCCCGACGCCAGGGCGCGGCCGAGCATCAGGGAAGCAGTCGAGGTGCTGCGCTCGGGGATGGCCGCCAGGGTGCCGGCGCTGCCCCCTCGGATGCCCGTGGCCATGTACGTGCAGCCTTACGATCCGACTGAGAAGCATGTCGCGGAGGACGCGTCGAAGGCAAAGCACGGGATGAGCTCTCACGATTACGGCCGCCAGCCTCCGGCCGCCGACGACTACCAGACGCTGTCTACCACCTCGAGCATTCCCCCCGTTGGGTCCAAACAGTCGGTGCGTTTGCTGAGCGGTAGGTAG